Proteins from one Dysgonomonas sp. HDW5A genomic window:
- the lpxB gene encoding lipid-A-disaccharide synthase encodes MKYFLVAGEASGDLHASNLMAALKVTDPEAEFCFLGGDLMQAQGGKLIKHYREMAFMGFIPVLLNLRTILRNMKMCQQAIVDYQPDVVILIDYPGFNLKIAKFVKTKTNIPVYYYISPKVWAWKEYRVKSFKKYVDEMLCILPFEVDFFKKHNYKVDYVGNPTVDAIADFKERSKDDSREKFIQENNLAKKPFIALLAGSRKQEIKDNLPTMLEVVKKFPDYQAVIAGAPGMDPDYYNTYIAGSNCKIIFDQTYRLLSYSNAALVTSGTATLETSLFRVPQVVCYRMPVPHLAHWAFKNILHTPYISLVNLIANKEVVKELFAKYFSKENIEDEVDRLLNDKAYRNNMLEGYDRIINILGEAGASKKAANIIVKKLHTHQ; translated from the coding sequence ATGAAATATTTTCTTGTTGCGGGAGAAGCTTCGGGCGATTTGCATGCTTCTAATCTTATGGCGGCATTAAAGGTCACAGATCCTGAGGCAGAATTTTGCTTTTTGGGAGGAGACCTCATGCAGGCTCAAGGAGGCAAGCTTATTAAACATTACAGGGAGATGGCTTTTATGGGTTTCATTCCTGTTTTGCTCAACTTGAGGACTATTCTCCGCAATATGAAAATGTGTCAACAAGCCATTGTAGATTATCAACCCGATGTAGTTATATTAATAGACTATCCGGGATTTAATCTTAAAATTGCGAAGTTTGTTAAAACCAAAACCAATATCCCTGTTTACTATTACATTTCACCCAAAGTATGGGCTTGGAAAGAATACAGGGTAAAATCTTTCAAGAAATATGTAGACGAAATGCTCTGCATATTACCTTTTGAGGTTGATTTCTTTAAGAAACACAATTACAAAGTAGATTACGTAGGCAATCCTACCGTAGATGCAATAGCCGATTTTAAAGAGAGAAGTAAAGACGACTCTCGTGAGAAGTTTATACAGGAAAATAATTTAGCGAAAAAACCTTTCATTGCCCTATTAGCAGGAAGCCGCAAGCAGGAAATAAAAGACAATCTTCCTACCATGCTGGAAGTAGTCAAAAAGTTTCCCGATTATCAAGCCGTTATAGCAGGAGCACCGGGTATGGATCCTGATTATTATAATACTTATATAGCCGGCAGTAATTGTAAAATTATTTTTGATCAGACCTATCGTTTACTGTCCTATTCGAATGCAGCACTCGTGACATCGGGTACGGCAACTCTCGAAACCTCTTTATTCAGAGTTCCACAGGTAGTTTGTTACAGAATGCCTGTACCTCACCTTGCACACTGGGCATTCAAAAACATTTTACATACACCTTACATCTCTCTTGTAAATCTGATTGCAAATAAAGAAGTGGTAAAAGAATTATTTGCCAAATACTTCTCGAAGGAAAACATCGAAGATGAAGTAGACAGACTTCTAAATGACAAAGCATATAGAAATAATATGCTGGAGGGATACGACCGTATTATCAATATACTAGGAGAGGCAGGAGCTTCTAAAAAAGCGGCAAATATTATTGTGAAAAAACTACACACTCACCAATAA
- a CDS encoding alkaline phosphatase: protein MKKTICSLLLILSCGLVWSQQYHRPVKPVKNVIVMIPDGTSIGVVSAARWYQIYNKLGGENLNIDPYICGTVKTFSSNAPIGDSAPTTSAYMTGMPQRTGNVAIYPVADPENDLVKVDPAMAYQPLVTILEAAKIQKNKAVGMVVTVEFPHATPADCSSHYYARGKYEYIAPQIAYNNLDVMFGGGNSILTDDIKDHFKKNNTTLIQNDINAFRSFDGDNKVWALFQDRELPYDLDRDPSVIPSLEEMTKKAIDHLSENDNGFFLMVEGSKVDWVAHGNDAVGCITEYLAFDRAVGAAIEFAKKDGETAVIILPDHGNSGFTIGRRDLKSYDKATIDQLFGSVSKYKRTGEGLERILLQEKPENFKAVFKKYTDIDLTEDELASLLSSKNYKEADYMKKADSPNMGHAIVDIMNSRTYFGFTTGGHTGEEVFLAAYHPQGDVPLGMNTNVQINNYLSDVLGLDESLPEMTKEVFAKHQDVFAGLKYTIDKSTDFAQLTVKKGKNTLVVPAFKSVAYLNGKEIDLGSVTVYIDKNDTFYLPANLIEQLN, encoded by the coding sequence ATGAAAAAAACGATTTGTTCCTTACTTCTGATTCTTTCGTGCGGCTTGGTTTGGTCTCAGCAATATCACAGACCGGTAAAACCTGTAAAAAATGTCATTGTAATGATTCCCGATGGAACTTCTATCGGTGTAGTTTCTGCTGCCCGATGGTATCAGATATACAATAAATTAGGTGGTGAGAACTTAAATATCGACCCTTATATTTGCGGGACGGTAAAAACATTTTCATCTAATGCTCCTATCGGAGATTCTGCTCCGACTACTTCTGCATACATGACGGGGATGCCTCAGCGTACGGGCAATGTAGCGATTTATCCTGTAGCCGACCCTGAAAATGATTTGGTGAAGGTTGATCCTGCAATGGCTTATCAACCTCTGGTTACTATTCTGGAAGCAGCGAAGATTCAAAAAAACAAAGCTGTAGGAATGGTCGTCACTGTAGAGTTTCCTCATGCTACACCAGCTGATTGCTCGTCACATTATTATGCACGTGGTAAATACGAATATATTGCTCCTCAAATTGCGTACAATAATCTCGATGTGATGTTTGGAGGAGGTAATTCTATATTGACTGATGATATCAAAGACCATTTTAAAAAGAATAATACAACATTGATTCAGAATGATATAAATGCTTTCCGATCATTTGATGGAGATAATAAGGTTTGGGCATTGTTCCAAGACCGCGAACTGCCTTATGATTTAGATAGAGACCCTTCTGTGATTCCTTCACTGGAAGAGATGACTAAGAAAGCAATAGATCATTTATCCGAAAACGATAACGGGTTCTTTCTTATGGTAGAGGGTAGTAAAGTCGATTGGGTGGCACACGGGAATGATGCAGTTGGTTGCATTACCGAATACCTGGCTTTTGACAGAGCGGTAGGTGCAGCTATTGAGTTTGCCAAGAAAGATGGTGAAACTGCGGTTATTATACTTCCCGATCATGGAAATAGCGGATTTACTATCGGCCGCAGAGATTTGAAGAGTTACGATAAGGCTACTATAGATCAACTTTTCGGAAGTGTATCGAAATACAAGCGAACAGGAGAGGGGTTGGAGAGAATCCTTTTACAAGAAAAACCCGAAAATTTTAAAGCGGTATTTAAAAAGTATACTGATATAGATCTTACCGAAGATGAATTGGCAAGTTTATTGAGTTCTAAGAACTACAAAGAAGCCGATTATATGAAAAAAGCTGACAGCCCCAATATGGGACATGCTATTGTTGATATTATGAATAGTCGTACTTATTTTGGTTTTACAACCGGGGGACATACCGGTGAGGAGGTTTTCTTAGCGGCTTACCATCCTCAGGGAGATGTGCCTTTGGGGATGAATACCAATGTTCAAATCAATAATTATCTGTCAGATGTTTTAGGACTCGATGAGAGTCTGCCTGAAATGACGAAAGAAGTTTTTGCCAAACATCAGGATGTTTTTGCAGGACTTAAATATACAATTGATAAATCTACAGATTTTGCTCAATTAACAGTGAAAAAGGGTAAGAATACATTGGTTGTTCCTGCGTTTAAATCGGTTGCATATCTTAATGGTAAAGAAATCGATTTGGGTTCGGTAACTGTTTATATCGATAAAAATGATACATTTTATCTACCTGCAAACTTGATAGAACAATTGAATTAA
- the prfB gene encoding peptide chain release factor 2 (programmed frameshift), producing the protein MITVDQLKEVLEREQALRGYLDVDAKIIQLEEEEIRTQDPDFWSDNKAAEEQMKIIRGLKGWLSGYNKVKAAVEELQLAFDFNKEGITSEEEVDEVYSQTIEVLEEMELKNMLRREEDKLGAVLKVNSGAGGTEGQDWASMLFRMYQRWCESKGYKVTITNFQEGDEAGIKTATIQVEGDFAYGYLKSENGVHRLVRVSPYNAQGKRMTSFASVFVVPLVDDTIEIDVNLGSITWDTFRSSGAGGQNVNKVETGVRLHYKYKDEETGEEKEIVIENTESRSQFGNKDNAIRLLKSQLYDMELERRSRMQSQVEAGKKKIEWGSQIRSYVFDDRRVKDHRTNYQTSNVNAVMDGDIDGFIKAFLMEFGAEV; encoded by the exons ATGATTACTGTAGACCAACTCAAAGAAGTGTTGGAGCGCGAGCAAGCGTTGAGGGGGTACCTT GACGTCGATGCAAAAATAATCCAATTAGAAGAAGAAGAAATACGAACTCAGGATCCCGACTTTTGGTCTGATAATAAAGCTGCCGAAGAGCAGATGAAAATAATCAGAGGTTTGAAAGGATGGCTTTCGGGTTATAATAAAGTAAAGGCTGCGGTTGAAGAATTGCAGTTGGCTTTCGATTTCAATAAAGAAGGAATCACCTCCGAAGAAGAAGTAGACGAAGTTTATAGCCAGACAATAGAAGTATTGGAGGAGATGGAACTTAAAAACATGCTTCGTCGGGAAGAAGATAAGCTCGGTGCTGTACTAAAAGTGAATAGTGGTGCAGGAGGTACCGAAGGTCAGGATTGGGCTTCGATGCTTTTCCGTATGTATCAACGCTGGTGCGAATCAAAAGGCTACAAGGTAACTATCACCAACTTTCAGGAAGGTGATGAGGCAGGAATCAAAACTGCAACGATTCAGGTTGAAGGTGATTTTGCTTATGGATATCTTAAGTCTGAGAACGGTGTACATCGTTTAGTACGTGTATCTCCTTACAATGCACAGGGTAAACGTATGACTTCTTTTGCTTCGGTCTTTGTTGTGCCTTTGGTTGACGATACAATTGAGATTGATGTTAACTTGGGAAGCATTACATGGGATACCTTCCGTTCGAGTGGAGCAGGAGGTCAGAATGTAAATAAGGTAGAAACGGGAGTTCGTCTACACTATAAATACAAAGATGAGGAAACTGGAGAAGAAAAGGAAATTGTAATTGAAAATACGGAAAGTCGTTCTCAGTTCGGAAATAAAGACAATGCGATACGCCTATTGAAATCGCAACTTTATGATATGGAGTTAGAGAGGCGAAGCCGTATGCAATCGCAAGTAGAAGCCGGAAAGAAGAAGATAGAGTGGGGATCACAAATCCGCAGTTATGTTTTTGACGACCGTCGTGTAAAAGATCACAGAACGAATTACCAGACATCGAATGTAAATGCTGTTATGGATGGCGATATTGATGGTTTCATCAAAGCCTTCTTAATGGAATTTGGTGCCGAAGTGTAA
- a CDS encoding long-chain fatty acid--CoA ligase yields the protein MSYYHLAELVHKRAAKYKSSTVLKYRDANEKRWKTISWTRFSEYVMKTAWAMAEAGIDTQENIGIYSQNMYQYLFAEFGAFANRAVVVPIYATASPHQVEYIVNDAQIHTLFVGEQFQYNNAYKVQQQSETLKKLVIFDPNVKLHPEDHTSVYFSDFIATGENSDAEVKVTIRMKTIRETDIACIIYTSGTTGEPKGVVLLHSSFLEVFRIHDERLPQLSNKDVSMNFLPLAHIFEKAWTYYAIHKGMTIAINTDAKEIQKSIKQVKPTVMCSVPRFWEKVYQGVFEKIESSKGLMKWLYTDAIKTGKKYNLDYKNNDIKPPIGNALKFHFYNNTIFRVLKMVIGIEKGILFPCAGSPLSDEINIFLKSVNIPIIIGYGLTETTATVSFYPPVHFKIHSVGSVMPGLEVRIDPSNDEILVKGRTIMKEYYKKPEETAKVFTEDGFFRTGDSGKLLDGNVIVLTERIKDLFKTSNGKYIAPQAIETIIANDKFIDMIAVIGDEVKFVSALIVPNYDAIIKWAEENQIPYNKTEDLLQNKDVNSMISGRIEMRQADLAPYEKVKRFTLLPEPFTMESGELTNTLKIKRKVVVERYKDLIEKMYAEQ from the coding sequence ATGAGTTACTACCATTTAGCCGAATTGGTGCACAAAAGAGCAGCCAAATACAAATCAAGTACAGTTCTTAAGTATAGAGATGCCAATGAAAAACGTTGGAAAACCATTTCTTGGACCCGTTTTTCTGAATACGTCATGAAAACGGCATGGGCTATGGCTGAGGCAGGAATAGATACTCAGGAGAATATCGGTATCTACTCTCAAAACATGTATCAATACTTATTCGCCGAATTTGGTGCTTTTGCAAACAGGGCCGTTGTGGTTCCCATATATGCGACAGCATCGCCACATCAGGTAGAGTACATTGTTAATGATGCACAAATTCATACTTTATTTGTAGGTGAGCAATTTCAATATAATAATGCATACAAAGTACAGCAGCAATCTGAAACTTTAAAAAAGCTGGTAATATTCGATCCGAATGTAAAACTTCACCCCGAAGATCATACTTCGGTATATTTCAGCGACTTTATAGCTACGGGTGAAAACTCCGATGCCGAAGTGAAAGTTACAATCAGAATGAAAACAATCCGCGAAACGGACATTGCCTGTATTATTTACACCTCCGGAACTACAGGTGAACCTAAGGGTGTTGTCCTGCTACATTCGTCGTTCCTTGAGGTTTTCAGAATCCACGACGAGAGGTTGCCTCAGCTATCGAACAAAGATGTATCTATGAACTTCCTTCCTTTGGCACATATCTTCGAAAAAGCATGGACATACTATGCCATACATAAAGGTATGACAATAGCTATCAATACCGATGCCAAGGAAATACAAAAATCCATCAAGCAGGTAAAACCTACAGTTATGTGTAGTGTACCTCGATTCTGGGAAAAAGTATATCAGGGAGTTTTCGAAAAGATAGAAAGCTCTAAAGGCTTAATGAAGTGGCTATATACTGATGCTATTAAGACCGGAAAGAAATATAATCTCGATTATAAAAATAACGACATAAAGCCTCCGATTGGCAATGCCCTGAAATTCCACTTTTATAATAATACCATATTCCGTGTATTGAAAATGGTAATCGGTATAGAAAAAGGAATATTATTCCCATGTGCAGGCTCTCCATTATCCGACGAAATAAATATATTCCTAAAATCGGTAAATATTCCAATCATAATAGGATACGGTCTTACCGAAACTACAGCTACAGTAAGCTTTTACCCTCCCGTACACTTTAAAATTCATTCGGTAGGCTCGGTAATGCCCGGCTTGGAAGTAAGAATAGACCCATCAAATGACGAGATATTAGTCAAGGGTCGCACTATAATGAAAGAGTACTACAAGAAACCCGAAGAGACGGCTAAAGTATTTACCGAAGACGGCTTCTTCAGAACAGGAGATTCCGGCAAGCTATTAGATGGTAATGTGATTGTACTTACCGAGAGAATTAAAGACTTATTCAAAACCTCTAACGGGAAATACATTGCTCCGCAAGCTATAGAGACTATCATTGCAAATGATAAGTTTATAGATATGATTGCCGTTATTGGCGATGAAGTGAAATTTGTAAGTGCATTGATCGTCCCTAACTATGATGCCATCATCAAATGGGCTGAAGAGAATCAGATACCCTACAATAAGACGGAAGATTTACTCCAAAACAAGGATGTTAACTCTATGATATCAGGACGTATAGAAATGCGTCAGGCTGATTTAGCTCCTTATGAAAAAGTAAAACGTTTTACTCTTTTACCGGAACCATTCACTATGGAATCGGGAGAACTTACCAATACATTGAAAATAAAGAGAAAGGTTGTTGTAGAAAGATACAAAGACCTGATCGAGAAAATGTACGCCGAGCAATAA
- the surE gene encoding 5'/3'-nucleotidase SurE, translating to MSGKKPLILITNDDGYKAKGIKALTQSLIGLGEIVVVAPDGPRSGMSSAITSIQPIRYYLAKKDIENDITIYACTGTPVDCVKLGISEILDRKPDLVVSGINHGSNASICVIYSGTMGAAIEGCLYKVPSIGFSLLDHHYDADFSHTNKITRTLSESVLKTGLPKGVCLNVNIPHSTKELKGIKVCKQAPGQFVKEFKKSADGADNEIYWLTGYFENDEPNDTSTDEWALANGYASIVPTKVDLTAHELVEQMKGLENLI from the coding sequence ATGTCTGGAAAGAAACCATTAATACTCATCACTAATGACGACGGCTATAAAGCCAAAGGTATAAAAGCGTTAACACAATCATTAATCGGACTCGGAGAAATAGTAGTTGTAGCACCCGATGGACCTCGTTCGGGAATGTCAAGTGCTATTACATCGATACAACCCATAAGGTACTATTTAGCAAAAAAAGACATAGAAAATGACATTACTATTTATGCTTGTACCGGAACACCTGTAGACTGTGTAAAGTTGGGTATAAGTGAAATATTGGACAGAAAACCCGATCTTGTAGTTTCGGGAATCAATCACGGCTCCAATGCTTCGATCTGTGTTATATATTCGGGAACAATGGGAGCTGCTATCGAAGGATGCCTTTACAAAGTACCATCTATCGGGTTTTCGCTATTAGACCACCATTATGATGCTGATTTTTCTCACACCAACAAGATAACCCGCACTCTGAGTGAAAGCGTATTGAAAACCGGATTGCCTAAAGGCGTTTGCTTAAATGTAAACATACCTCATTCAACAAAAGAATTGAAAGGAATCAAAGTTTGCAAACAAGCTCCCGGTCAGTTTGTCAAAGAATTCAAAAAATCGGCAGACGGTGCTGATAACGAAATATATTGGTTAACAGGATATTTTGAGAATGATGAGCCTAATGATACTTCTACCGACGAATGGGCTTTAGCAAATGGCTATGCTTCCATCGTTCCTACGAAGGTTGATTTAACCGCTCATGAGTTAGTAGAGCAAATGAAAGGTTTGGAGAACCTAATCTAA
- a CDS encoding Stealth CR1 domain-containing protein: MNTSGIDIVLPWVDGQDKVWQQSFRQYASQSLIGDTHAIRFRDWDLLRYWFRGIEKFMPWVNKIHFVTSGHIPEWLNLDHPQLNWVKHEDFIPGEYLPTFSANTIELNLHRIEALSEHFIYFNDDLYVLNPLKPSRFFKKGLPCDYGVMTAKPSSGGIIHMAINDLDVLDSYFDKHQQIRKYWQKWFSPNYGLKLLSNILLYPWRDFSGFVDPHLPNAFLKSTYDDVWSQATSKLHLTCRSKFRSNSDVNQWLIRYWQLAAGKFHPYNTVKDTTCVDLTDHSLLHICDQIVRQEYDIMCLNDSVEILDFKRAKNTLRRSFKEVFPQKSAFEKY; the protein is encoded by the coding sequence ATGAATACATCAGGTATCGATATTGTATTGCCTTGGGTGGATGGACAGGATAAAGTGTGGCAGCAAAGCTTTCGGCAATATGCCAGTCAATCACTTATAGGAGATACTCATGCAATTCGTTTTAGGGATTGGGATTTGCTACGTTACTGGTTCAGAGGGATAGAGAAGTTTATGCCATGGGTCAATAAAATTCACTTTGTAACATCGGGGCATATCCCTGAATGGCTCAATCTCGACCATCCCCAATTGAATTGGGTGAAGCACGAAGACTTTATTCCCGGCGAATACCTGCCTACATTCAGTGCAAACACCATAGAGTTGAATCTGCATCGTATAGAAGCACTGTCAGAGCATTTCATCTATTTCAATGACGATTTGTATGTTTTGAATCCTCTGAAACCGTCGCGCTTCTTCAAGAAAGGCTTGCCTTGCGATTATGGTGTGATGACTGCCAAGCCTTCTAGCGGAGGTATTATTCATATGGCTATCAATGACCTGGATGTGCTTGATTCATATTTTGATAAACATCAGCAGATTAGGAAGTATTGGCAGAAGTGGTTTTCTCCTAATTATGGCTTGAAGCTGTTAAGCAATATATTGCTATACCCTTGGCGTGATTTTTCGGGTTTTGTCGATCCTCATTTGCCTAATGCGTTTTTGAAATCTACTTATGATGATGTTTGGTCGCAGGCAACCTCTAAATTGCATCTTACCTGTCGTTCGAAATTCAGATCTAATTCGGATGTAAATCAATGGTTGATCCGTTACTGGCAGTTGGCTGCGGGAAAATTTCACCCATATAATACCGTAAAAGATACTACCTGTGTGGATCTGACAGACCATTCGCTACTTCATATATGTGACCAGATTGTACGTCAGGAGTACGATATCATGTGTTTAAATGATAGTGTAGAGATTTTGGACTTCAAAAGAGCCAAGAATACTCTTCGCCGAAGCTTTAAGGAGGTATTTCCTCAAAAATCTGCTTTTGAGAAGTATTAA
- a CDS encoding glycosyltransferase, with amino-acid sequence MKILLLGEYSNVHWTLAQGLQALGHSVVVASNGDRYKNYQRDIDITRNSNNLIDTVKYIYLLSKNFRQFKGFDIVQIINPFFLDLKANKNLAAFNYLKKHNGKVFMGAFGNDAYWLKACLDKKTFRYSEFDIPNRTEYLDPAKELIKIWSDKDKVKVNREIAENSDGIIACLYEYFVAYQPEFREKLTYIPAPINTSEITFKQRSKDTSKVAFFIGIQKLRNEIKGADILYNCLKEIHSKYPNECVVNKAESVPYHEYITMRDHSDILLDQLYSYTPGMNALTAMAQGLVVVGGGEPEMYNLLNEKDNHPIINVLPDEKDVFEKLENLILNKSKIADLSSNSRLFIEKHHDYIKVAQQYLDIWSKEKLF; translated from the coding sequence ATGAAAATTCTTTTATTAGGAGAATACAGCAATGTTCACTGGACTTTAGCTCAAGGATTACAAGCTTTGGGACATTCGGTTGTGGTGGCTTCTAATGGAGACCGTTACAAAAACTATCAGCGAGACATTGATATTACCCGCAACAGCAATAATTTAATTGATACAGTTAAATACATTTATCTTCTCAGTAAAAATTTCAGACAGTTTAAAGGATTCGATATTGTACAAATTATAAATCCTTTTTTTCTGGATCTCAAAGCAAATAAAAATCTCGCTGCATTTAATTATCTCAAAAAGCATAACGGAAAAGTATTTATGGGAGCATTCGGCAACGATGCTTATTGGCTGAAAGCTTGTTTAGATAAAAAAACTTTTCGCTACTCCGAGTTTGACATTCCAAACAGAACAGAATATCTAGACCCTGCCAAAGAATTAATCAAAATTTGGTCTGATAAAGATAAAGTAAAAGTAAACCGTGAGATAGCCGAAAATTCGGATGGTATCATTGCCTGCTTATATGAATATTTTGTTGCTTATCAACCTGAGTTTAGGGAGAAACTCACTTACATACCCGCCCCTATCAACACATCTGAAATAACCTTCAAGCAAAGAAGCAAAGACACTTCTAAAGTCGCTTTTTTCATTGGAATACAAAAACTCAGAAACGAGATCAAAGGAGCTGACATTTTGTACAATTGTTTAAAAGAAATACACTCTAAATATCCGAATGAATGCGTTGTCAACAAAGCTGAATCGGTACCTTATCATGAATACATAACGATGAGAGACCACTCGGACATATTATTAGATCAGTTATACTCATATACCCCCGGGATGAATGCCCTCACGGCAATGGCTCAGGGTTTAGTTGTAGTTGGGGGAGGCGAACCGGAGATGTACAACCTCTTAAATGAAAAAGATAATCACCCCATTATAAATGTGCTTCCTGATGAAAAAGATGTTTTTGAGAAACTCGAAAATCTGATTCTAAACAAATCGAAAATTGCCGATTTATCGAGTAACAGTCGACTGTTTATCGAAAAACATCATGATTATATAAAGGTAGCACAGCAATATTTAGATATATGGTCAAAAGAAAAACTCTTTTAA
- the hemW gene encoding radical SAM family heme chaperone HemW codes for MAGIYIHVPFCKTRCIYCDFFTRTDMKQKNPYVSSICKESVLRADYLGGETIETIYFGGGTPSQLAIEDLQLILRTLQNTFEISPQAEITLEANPDDLNATYIGQLLTSGFNRLSMGVQSFDDAQLKFLNRRHSAQRAVEAVKLAQEGGFKNISIDLMYGLPELTMDIWRDTLNQAIELNIQHISSYHLIYETGTKLYRLLQKGDVRSADEELSLDMFSLLIEKLKEAGFIHYEISNFAKDGLVSRHNSSYWLDKKYLGLGPSAHSYNQINRCWNIASIPKFIEGIKAGKPDIEEEILDTQSRYNDFILTGMRTMWGIDLSVLKEKFGQEMLDYCEDNLKKHLQSGNVILSDNHYKITPQGIFISDSIMSDLMYVE; via the coding sequence ATGGCAGGTATATATATACATGTTCCCTTCTGTAAAACAAGATGCATATACTGCGACTTTTTTACAAGAACCGACATGAAGCAAAAGAATCCGTACGTATCATCGATATGTAAAGAATCTGTTCTTCGTGCCGATTACTTGGGTGGAGAAACTATCGAAACTATCTACTTTGGAGGAGGAACACCTTCGCAATTAGCAATAGAAGATTTACAGTTAATACTTCGTACGCTTCAAAATACCTTTGAGATAAGCCCACAAGCCGAGATAACTCTTGAGGCTAATCCCGACGATCTGAATGCAACCTATATAGGTCAGCTCTTAACATCGGGGTTCAACCGATTAAGCATGGGTGTACAAAGTTTTGATGATGCGCAACTAAAGTTTCTAAACAGACGGCATTCTGCCCAAAGAGCAGTGGAGGCTGTAAAACTGGCTCAGGAAGGTGGCTTTAAGAATATAAGCATAGACCTTATGTATGGTCTGCCCGAGCTGACAATGGATATATGGAGAGATACGCTTAACCAAGCAATAGAACTGAATATACAGCATATATCGTCTTATCACCTTATATATGAAACGGGAACTAAATTGTATCGATTACTGCAAAAAGGAGACGTAAGATCGGCTGATGAGGAATTAAGCCTTGATATGTTTTCTCTATTAATCGAAAAACTGAAAGAGGCCGGTTTTATTCATTACGAAATATCAAACTTCGCCAAAGACGGACTGGTTTCACGTCACAACAGCTCGTACTGGCTCGACAAAAAATATCTGGGATTAGGTCCTTCGGCACATTCTTACAATCAGATAAACAGATGCTGGAACATAGCCTCCATACCCAAATTCATTGAAGGAATAAAGGCTGGCAAGCCTGATATTGAAGAAGAAATTCTCGATACTCAATCTCGTTACAACGATTTTATTTTGACAGGCATGCGCACCATGTGGGGTATTGATCTTTCTGTTTTAAAAGAAAAATTCGGACAAGAAATGCTCGATTATTGTGAAGACAATCTTAAAAAGCATTTACAATCAGGCAATGTAATTCTCTCTGACAATCATTATAAGATAACACCACAAGGAATATTTATTTCTGACAGTATAATGAGTGACCTCATGTATGTCGAATAA